From the genome of Streptomyces sp. NBC_01116, one region includes:
- a CDS encoding DEAD/DEAH box helicase, whose protein sequence is MTSSERQDRTPRSRPARGRGRGQGAGTQAPANGRGGAPRSRAQGGSKPPARRRATPPQGEFALPETVTPALPAVDAFADLDMPAGLLKTLTAQGVTEPFPIQGATLPNSLAGRDILGRGRTGSGKTLAFGLALLARTAGRRSEPRAPLAMVLVPTRELAQQVTDALTPYATAVNLRLATVVGGMSITKQSATLRRGAEVLVATPGRLKDLIERGDCRLDEVSITVLDEADQMADMGFMPQVVALLKQVEADGQRMLFSATLDKNIDRLVKMFLTDPVVHSVDPSAGAVTTMEHHVLHVLDETDKKAVATKIAAREGRVIMFVDTKRAADRFAKRLLASGVRAAALHGGRSQPQRNRTLDQFKNGQVTALVATNVAARGIHVDDLDLVVNVDPPTDHKDYLHRGGRTARAGESGSVVTLVLPEEKREMTRLMQDAGIAPRTTRVTSSDAELGRITGAREPSGVAIVIEVPQATPPKQRTRSGGAAGGSGGGAVRSGSRGRGRRGAGGAGGVGGGGGAQGARSGGGAGRSGGAGRSGGEARGAGRSGAPARGRRAA, encoded by the coding sequence ATGACCAGCTCCGAACGCCAGGACCGCACCCCCCGCTCGCGACCGGCCCGTGGCCGAGGCCGCGGCCAGGGCGCCGGCACCCAGGCTCCCGCGAACGGCCGGGGCGGCGCACCCCGCTCCCGGGCCCAGGGCGGCTCCAAGCCCCCGGCCCGCCGCCGCGCCACCCCGCCGCAGGGCGAGTTCGCCCTGCCGGAGACCGTGACCCCCGCGCTGCCCGCCGTCGACGCCTTCGCCGACCTGGACATGCCCGCCGGGCTGCTGAAGACCCTCACCGCGCAGGGCGTCACCGAGCCGTTCCCGATCCAGGGCGCGACCCTGCCGAACTCGCTGGCCGGCCGCGACATCCTCGGCCGCGGACGCACCGGCTCCGGCAAGACGCTCGCCTTCGGCCTGGCGCTGCTGGCCCGCACCGCCGGGCGCCGCAGCGAGCCGCGCGCCCCGCTCGCCATGGTCCTCGTGCCCACGCGTGAGCTGGCCCAGCAGGTCACCGACGCCCTGACCCCGTACGCGACCGCCGTGAACCTGCGGCTCGCCACCGTCGTCGGCGGCATGTCGATCACCAAGCAGTCCGCCACCCTGCGGCGCGGCGCCGAAGTGCTCGTCGCCACCCCGGGCCGGCTCAAGGACCTCATCGAGCGCGGCGACTGCCGCCTGGACGAGGTCTCCATCACCGTCCTCGACGAGGCCGACCAGATGGCCGACATGGGCTTCATGCCGCAGGTCGTCGCCCTGCTCAAGCAGGTCGAGGCGGACGGGCAGCGGATGCTGTTCTCCGCGACCCTCGACAAGAACATCGACCGGCTCGTGAAGATGTTCCTCACCGACCCGGTCGTGCACTCCGTCGACCCGTCCGCCGGTGCGGTCACCACGATGGAGCACCACGTGCTCCACGTCCTGGACGAGACCGACAAGAAGGCCGTCGCCACGAAGATCGCCGCCCGCGAGGGCCGGGTGATCATGTTCGTCGACACCAAGCGCGCCGCCGACCGCTTCGCCAAACGGCTGCTCGCCAGCGGTGTACGGGCGGCCGCCCTGCACGGCGGGCGTTCGCAGCCGCAGCGCAACCGGACGCTCGACCAGTTCAAGAACGGTCAGGTCACCGCGCTCGTCGCGACGAACGTCGCGGCCCGCGGCATCCACGTCGACGACCTCGACCTGGTCGTCAACGTGGACCCGCCGACCGACCACAAGGACTACCTCCACCGCGGCGGGCGCACGGCGCGCGCCGGGGAGTCCGGCAGCGTCGTCACGCTGGTGCTGCCCGAGGAGAAGCGCGAGATGACCCGGCTGATGCAGGACGCCGGCATCGCGCCCCGCACCACGCGGGTCACCTCCAGCGACGCGGAACTGGGCCGGATCACGGGGGCCCGCGAGCCCTCGGGCGTCGCGATCGTGATCGAGGTGCCGCAGGCGACGCCGCCGAAGCAGCGGACCCGGTCGGGCGGCGCGGCGGGCGGCTCCGGCGGGGGTGCGGTGCGCTCCGGCAGCCGCGGACGTGGCCGGCGCGGGGCCGGCGGGGCCGGTGGCGTCGGTGGCGGTGGCGGTGCTCAGGGTGCGCGTTCCGGTGGCGGCGCGGGTCGCTCCGGCGGCGCGGGCCGTTCGGGCGGCGAGGCGCGCGGCGCCGGTCGCTCGGGTGCGCCTGCCCGGGGCCGTCGGGCCGCGTAG
- a CDS encoding cold-shock protein, translating to MATGTVKWFNSEKGFGFIEQDGGGADVFAHYSNIATSGFRELQEGQKVSFDVTQGQKGPQAENIVPA from the coding sequence ATGGCTACTGGAACCGTGAAGTGGTTCAACTCGGAAAAGGGCTTCGGCTTCATCGAGCAGGACGGCGGCGGCGCCGACGTCTTCGCCCACTACTCCAACATCGCCACCTCGGGCTTCCGTGAGCTCCAGGAGGGCCAGAAGGTCTCCTTCGACGTCACGCAGGGCCAGAAGGGCCCGCAGGCGGAGAACATCGTCCCGGCCTAA
- a CDS encoding acetyl-CoA C-acetyltransferase yields MAEAYIVEAVRTPVGRRKGGLGAVHPADLGAHVLGELIARSGVDPAAVEDVVFGCLDTVGPQAGDIARTSWLAAGLPEEVPGVTIDRQCGSSQQALHFAAQGVLSGTQDLVVAGGTQNMTQIPIAFASRQAAEPLGLTQGPYAGSEGWRARYGDAPVNQFHGAQLIAEKWGISRRDMEEFALTSHHRALRAIDEGRFAREIVAYGDVTADEGPRRDTTLEKMAGLRPVMEGGTITAACSSQVSDGAAALLIASERAVAEHGLTPRARVHHLSVRGEDPIRMLSAPIPATAHALKKTGLTLDAIDLVEINEAFAPVVLAWLKETGADPERVNVNGGAIALGHPLGATGARLMTTLLHELERTGGRYGLQTMCEGGGQANVTIVERL; encoded by the coding sequence ATGGCCGAGGCATACATCGTCGAAGCGGTACGCACCCCCGTCGGACGGCGCAAGGGCGGCCTCGGGGCCGTCCACCCCGCCGACCTCGGCGCGCATGTGCTCGGAGAGCTGATCGCCCGCTCCGGCGTCGACCCGGCGGCCGTCGAGGACGTCGTCTTCGGCTGCCTCGACACCGTCGGACCGCAGGCCGGCGACATCGCCCGTACGTCATGGCTGGCCGCCGGACTGCCCGAGGAGGTCCCCGGCGTCACCATCGACCGGCAGTGCGGCTCCTCCCAGCAGGCCCTCCACTTCGCGGCCCAGGGCGTCCTCTCCGGCACCCAGGACCTCGTCGTCGCGGGCGGCACCCAGAACATGACCCAGATCCCGATCGCCTTCGCCTCCCGGCAGGCCGCCGAACCCCTCGGCCTCACCCAGGGGCCGTACGCGGGCAGCGAGGGCTGGCGCGCCCGCTACGGCGACGCCCCCGTCAACCAGTTCCACGGCGCCCAGCTGATCGCCGAGAAGTGGGGCATCAGCCGCCGGGACATGGAGGAGTTCGCCCTCACCTCCCACCACCGGGCACTCCGCGCCATCGACGAGGGCCGCTTCGCCCGCGAGATCGTCGCGTACGGGGACGTCACCGCGGACGAGGGGCCGCGCCGCGACACCACCCTGGAGAAAATGGCCGGTCTGCGACCCGTCATGGAGGGCGGCACCATCACCGCGGCCTGCTCCTCCCAGGTCTCCGACGGGGCCGCCGCCCTGCTCATCGCCTCGGAGCGGGCCGTCGCCGAACACGGGCTCACCCCGCGGGCCCGCGTCCACCACCTGTCCGTACGGGGCGAGGACCCGATCCGGATGCTCTCGGCCCCGATCCCGGCCACCGCGCACGCCCTGAAGAAGACCGGCCTCACCCTCGACGCCATCGACCTCGTCGAGATCAACGAGGCGTTCGCCCCGGTCGTGCTCGCCTGGCTGAAAGAGACCGGTGCGGACCCCGAGCGGGTCAACGTCAACGGCGGAGCCATCGCGCTCGGCCATCCGCTCGGCGCGACCGGGGCCCGGCTGATGACGACCCTGCTGCACGAACTGGAGCGCACCGGCGGCCGCTACGGGCTCCAGACGATGTGCGAGGGCGGCGGACAGGCCAACGTCACCATCGTCGAGCGGCTCTGA
- a CDS encoding TetR/AcrR family transcriptional regulator — translation MPTKKKPQVTPTPERRRELLATAAEVFAAHGYNATTVRRIADEAGMLAGSLYYHFDSKESMIDEILSTFLDELWQGYDTVLEAGLGPRATIEALVTESFREIDRHRPAVAIYQKESKHLAHQPRFAYLVDSQTKFEKAWLGTLERGVAEGAFRDDLDIRLTYRFVRDTVWVAASWYRPGGHHSPEEIARQYLSMVLDGIALRT, via the coding sequence GTGCCTACCAAGAAGAAGCCCCAGGTGACCCCCACGCCGGAGCGACGCCGTGAACTGCTCGCCACCGCCGCCGAGGTCTTCGCCGCCCACGGATACAACGCCACCACCGTCCGCCGGATCGCGGACGAGGCCGGGATGCTCGCGGGCAGCCTCTACTACCACTTCGATTCCAAGGAATCGATGATCGACGAAATCCTCTCCACCTTCCTCGACGAGCTCTGGCAGGGCTACGACACGGTCCTGGAAGCCGGTCTCGGCCCCCGCGCGACCATCGAGGCGCTCGTCACCGAGTCCTTCCGGGAGATCGACCGGCACCGCCCCGCCGTCGCGATCTACCAGAAGGAGTCCAAGCACCTCGCCCACCAGCCGCGCTTCGCCTACCTCGTCGACTCGCAGACGAAGTTCGAGAAGGCCTGGCTCGGCACCCTGGAACGCGGCGTCGCCGAAGGCGCCTTCCGCGACGACCTCGACATCCGCCTCACCTACCGCTTCGTCCGCGACACCGTCTGGGTCGCGGCCTCCTGGTACCGGCCCGGCGGACACCACAGCCCCGAGGAGATCGCCCGTCAGTACCTCTCGATGGTGCTCGACGGAATCGCCCTGCGTACGTAA
- a CDS encoding SDR family oxidoreductase: MDTPPYLPGHGLLAGRTAVVTAAAGAGIGGATARRFLEEGARVVIGDAHARRLKESAHALADEFGADRVTHLTCDVTDEDQVGALFAHAERAHGGLDIVVNNAGLGGTAELTEMTDDQWTRILDVTLNGTFRCTRAALRSLKAAGTGGVLVNNASVVGWRAQRGQAHYAAAKAGVMALTRCAAVEAADYGVRVNAVAPSLAMHPHLAKVTSAELLTELTAKEAFGRYAEPWEVANVIVFLASGYSSYMTGEVVPVSSQHA, from the coding sequence ATGGACACACCGCCGTACCTGCCGGGACACGGACTGCTGGCCGGCCGCACCGCCGTCGTCACCGCCGCCGCCGGAGCCGGGATCGGCGGCGCGACCGCCCGCCGCTTCCTGGAGGAGGGCGCCCGCGTCGTGATCGGCGACGCCCACGCCCGCCGCCTGAAGGAGAGCGCGCACGCCCTCGCCGACGAGTTCGGCGCCGACCGCGTCACCCACCTGACCTGCGACGTCACCGACGAGGACCAGGTCGGCGCCCTCTTCGCCCACGCCGAACGCGCCCACGGCGGCCTCGACATCGTCGTCAACAACGCGGGCCTCGGCGGCACCGCCGAACTCACCGAGATGACCGACGACCAGTGGACGAGGATCCTCGACGTCACCCTGAACGGCACCTTCCGCTGCACCCGCGCCGCCCTGCGCTCCCTCAAGGCCGCCGGAACCGGCGGAGTCCTCGTCAACAACGCCTCCGTCGTCGGCTGGCGCGCCCAGCGCGGCCAGGCCCACTACGCCGCCGCCAAGGCCGGTGTCATGGCCCTCACCCGCTGCGCCGCCGTCGAGGCCGCCGACTACGGCGTACGCGTCAACGCCGTCGCCCCCAGCCTCGCCATGCACCCGCACCTGGCCAAGGTCACCTCCGCCGAACTCCTCACCGAACTCACCGCGAAGGAGGCCTTCGGCCGGTACGCCGAACCCTGGGAGGTCGCCAACGTGATCGTCTTCCTCGCCAGCGGCTACTCCTCCTACATGACCGGCGAGGTCGTCCCCGTCAGCAGCCAGCATGCGTGA